The genomic stretch CAGCCGGCCGTGCGCAGGGCGGCGGCGGTCGCGCGATGCACGTCGAGCAGGCCGCCGGGGTGGCCGGTGGCGAACAGCACCCGCTGGCCGCCGTCGGCCGCCTTGCGCAGCCGGCCGGCCATCCGCTCCAGGCCGGCGACGGTCAGCTCCGGGTCGATGGTGTCCTGGCCGTAGCGGTACTCGGGATCGTCGTTCACGCCGACGCGCTCGGCCATCACCGCGAGGACGTCCTGCTCGTCGGTCCAGCGGTCACCCAGCTCCAGACCGAGCCAGAAGTTCCGGTCGCCGTTCGCCAGCTTGCGGTAATGGGAGAGGTTGTTCTCGCGGGGAGTGGCTACGTCGCCCGCGATACGGGTTCTGACGAGGTGTTCGACGAGCTCGGCGCGGCTGGGTGTCCCGGGTATCGGCATGTGTCCCATTGTGAGGCAGAGTCCTGGCGGCGCGCGGGGTGTCCCGGCCGCTGGGACGTGGGTCACTGACCGGGGGTCACGGACTGTGGGTCACCGGCGCAGGGCGAACCACAGCTCCATGCGTACGTCCGGGTCGTCCAGGTCGGTGTCGAGAAGGGCCGCGCAACGGGCGATGCGCTGGCGGACGGTGTTGCGGTGCACGGCGAGGGCGACGGCGGTGCGGTCCCAACTGCCGTGCAGGGACAGCCAGGTGCGGAGGGTCTCGGTCAGCGCGGGGGCGTGGGCGATGGGTTGGAGGAGTGCGCGGGCGTGAGCTTCTGCCTCGTCGTGCGGGACGAGGTCGGCGAGGCCGGGGCGGGTGCCGTGGCGGACCAGGGCAGTGCGGGTGGCTCGGGCGCGGGCGAGTGCGCGGGCGGCGCGGGTGTCGGCGGCGGGCCAGTCGGCGGGGGCTACGGGGTCGCTGACGCCCAGGGTCCAGCCGGGCTGGGGGGTGGGGGTGCGGTCGGCGGGGACCAGGACGCGTACGACGTCCTTCGCCAGGTCGACCAGGGGGGAGCCGAGGGCGGTGCCCAGGGCGGAGGCGGCTACGGGGTCGGGGGTGGTGGGGGTGTCGGGGCGGGCGTGTACGACCAGGGACTCGCCGGTGCCGAGGAGGGGGGCGACGTCCTGGGGGGCGGCGCCCAGGAGGAGGCGGACGAGGGCGGAGGTGCGAGCTGCTCCTGTGCCGCTCTGCTGTTCTCCGGTGAGGAGGGAGAGGAGTACGGCGGCGACCGAGGCGATGGCGTGGTTGGCGGGGTCGCGGTGCGTTGCCGCCACGCCCAGGACGAAGCCGTGTCCCGGGCTCAGGGCGTAGGTGGCGAGGTGGGTGTCCGCGACCGTGTCTGTGGCTGAGGTGGGCGCTGGCCCGGCGGCACGACTGCTGGCAGCTACGGCAGGTGCGACCACGCCGCTGAGGTCCGCCAGCGCCTTCCGTGCCTCGGTCGTCGGCGCCCGTCCCGCCTCCGCGATCTCCCCGCCGTCCGGGCCGAACAGCACCGCCCACCCCCCGACCCGCTGAGCCAGTTGCCGCAGTACCGACGGGACAGGATCCGGGCGGGACGCCGCCGCTGCCAGGCTCTGCTGGGCTTCCGTCACACGGCGGAGTTCTGCCAGGCGGGCCTGGGCCATGAGTTGCCAGACGGCTCTGGCGATGCCAGAGAACGTGGTTTGGGGTGGGACCTCCAGCAGGGGGAGGCCGTAGGTGTCGCAGGCCGCCACCAGGGCGCGAGGCACCGTGTCGTGGACCGGGGCCAGGCCGAAGCCGAGGGCGGCGCCGCCTGCCGCGACGATGCGGGAGACGTAGTCGTCGAAATACGTGCCCGTGCCCGCCGCATCGGGGATGTGGACGCCCGCCGACAGGAGCAGCTCGCCGCCCAGCAGGTACGGATACGGGTCCGCCATCTCGGAGGTGTGCGCCCAGTGGATCACGATGTCCGGATCGGTCGGGCCCGCGATCTGGTGCAGGCCCAGGTCCTCCCGGGCCAGCAGCGCCGACAGCGGGACCGGTGGGGTGGGTGGGACGGACGGGTCCGGCATGGTGTGCGATCTCTCCACTCCGTACAACCTGAATGGATGAAACGTACACTTCGCAGTCGCTTTCCGGCCACCTAGGGTCGGTCCAGATCGTCAGCCGCAGGTACGGGAGTGTTGCGAAGGAGGCCCACATGGCCGTCGACTACACAGTGATCGTCGTCTATCTGGTCGGCATGCTCGCCATGGGGTGGTGGGGCATGCGCCGTGCCAGGTCCAAGAGCGAGTTCCTGGTCGCCGGGCGGCGGCTCGGTCCCGCCATGTACTCCGGGACCATGGCCGCGATCGTCCTCGGCGGCGCTTCCACCATCGGTGGTGTGGGGCTCGGGTACCAGTACGGGCTCTCCGGGGCCTGGATGGTCTTCACCATCGGGCTCGGGCTGCTCGCCCTGTCCGTGTTCTTCTCCGCCCGGATCGCCCGGCTCAAGGTCTACACCGTCTCCGAGATGCTCGATCTGCGGTACGGCGGCCGGGCGGGTGTGATCTCCGGCCTGGTCATGTGGGCGTACACCCTCATGCTCGCCGTCACCTCGACGATCGCCTACGCCACCATCTTCGACGTGCTGTTCGACATGAACCGCACCCTCGCGATCGTCCTCGGCGGCTCGATCGTCGTCGCCTACTCCACGCTCGGCGGCATGTGGTCGATCACCCTCACCGACATGGTGCAGTTCGTGGTGAAGACCATCGGGGTGCTTCTGCTGCTCCTGCCCATCGCCGTCGTCAAGGCCGGTGGGTTCAGTGAGATGAAGGCCCAGTTGCCCACCGAGTACTTCGACCCGCTGGGCATCGGCGGCGAGACGATCTTCACCTACGTGCTCATCTATACGTTCGGCATGCTCATCGGCCAGGACATCTGGCAGCGCGTCTTCACCGCGCGCAGCGACAAGACCGCCAAGTGGGGCGGCACGGTGGCCGGGACCTACTGTCTCGCCTACGCCCTCGCCGGCGCCGTCATCGGTACCGCCGCCAAGGTCCTCTACCCGAACCTGGCCAGCGCGGACGATGCCTTCGCCACCATCGTGAAGGACGAACTCCCCGTCGGCGTGCGGGGATTGGTGCTGGCCGCCGCCCTCGCCGCCGTGATGTCGACCTCCTCCGGCGCGCTGATCGCCTGCGCCACCGTCGCCAACAACGACATCTGGTCGCGGCTGCGGGGGATCGTGCACAAGACCGAGGACGCGCACGACGAGGTCAAGGGCAACCGCGTCTTCATCCTGATCATGGGCGTCGGGGTCATCGTCACGGCCATCGCGCTGAACAACGTCGTCGAGGCGCTGACCGTCGCCTACAACCTCCTCGTCGGCGGACTGCTCGTGCCGATCCTCGGCGGGCTGCTGTGGAAGCGCGGCACCGCGCAGGGCGCCCTCGCCTCGGTGGTCGTCGGCGGACTCGCGGTCGTCGGCCTGATGGCGACGTACGGAATCCTCGCCAATGAACCCGTCTACTACGGCCTGCTGTCTTCCCTTGCGGCCTACGTCGCCGTCTCCTTGGTGACGAAGCCCACCGACGCGGCCGTCCTCGCCGCCTGGCGGGAGCGCCTCGCCGGACAGGTGCCCGACCCCGAGCCCGAACTCGCGTCCGAACCGGTCCCGGCTCCCCAGTAGAGTCGTAGCCAAAGATGTATATACGCGATGAAGCGTAGGAAAGAAGGCATATCCCCATGAGCAGCAACGAGACGCCCCGCGGCCCCGTCGACTCCTCGCGCATCCCGCGCTACGCCGGACCCGCGACCTTCGCCCGGCTGCCGCGCCTGGACGAGGTCGGCACCGCGGATGTCGCCGTGGTCGGCGTGCCCTTCGACTCGGGCGTCTCGTACCGGCCGGGCGCCCGCTTCGGCGGCAACGCCATCCGTGAGGCGTCCCGGCTGCTGCGCCCCTACAACCCCGCGCAGGACGCCTCGCCGTTCGCGCTGGCCCAGGTGGCGGACGGCGGCGACATCGCCGTGAACCCGTTCAACATCAACGAGGCCGTCGAGACCATCGAGGCCGCCGCCGACGACCTGCTCGGCACCGGCGCCCGGCTGATGACCCTGGGTGGCGACCACACCATCGCGCTGCCCCTGCTCCGGAGCGTCGCGAAGAAGCACGGCCCGGTCGCCCTGCTCCACTTCGACGCCCACCTGGACACCTGGGACACGTACTTCGGTGCGGAGTACACCCACGGCACGCCCTTCCGGCGCGCGGTGGAGGAGGGCATCCTCGACACCTCCGCCCTCTCCCACGTCGGCACGCGCGGCCCGCTGTACGGCAAGCAGGACCTCACCGACGACGAGAAGATGGGCTTCGGCATCGTCACCTCGGCGGACATCTCCCGCCGGGGCGCCGACGAGGTCGCCGACCAGCTGCGGCAGCGCATCGGCGACCGGCCGCTGTACATCTCCATCGACATCGACTGCCTGGACCCGGCGCACGCGCCCGGCACCGGCACCCCGGAAGCGGGCGGCATGACCTCCCGCGAGCTGCTGGAGATCCTGCGCGGACTCGCCTCGTGCAACCTCGTCTCGGCCGACGTCGTCGAGGTGGCGCCCGCGTACGATCACGCCGAGATCACGTCGGTGGCCGCGTCCCACACGGCGTACGAACTCACCACGATCATGTCCCGCCAGATTGCAGAGGCCCGCGCGAAGTGACTCACGACCACGACCTGGTGCTCCGCCCCACCGCCGCCCAGACGGAGGCCGCGCTGAATCCTCCCCCCGGCCGCAACGGCGGAGACCTGGTCGTGGAGACACTGGCCGGGCTCGGCGCGACCACCGTCTTCGGCCTGCCCGGCCAGCACGCCCTCGGCATGTTCGACGCACTGCGCCGCAGCGATCTGCGCTACATCGGGCTGCGGGTGGAGAACAACGCCGGGTTCGCGGCGGACGCGTACGGCCGGATCACCGGTGAGGCGGCCCCGCTGCTGCTGTCGACCGGACCCGGCGCGCTGACCTCGCTGGCCGCGCTCCAGGAGGCGGCCGCCGCGTCGGCACCGGTGCTGGCGATCAGCAGCCAGGTTCCGACAGCGGGCCTGGGCGGCGGCAGGCACGGCTATCTGCACGAACTCCCCGACCAGTCGGCCTCGTTCCGGGGCGTGGTGAAGTCCGTGCACACCGTCCGTACGCAGTCGCAGATCCCGTCCGCCGTCGCGGCGGCCTGGAAGTCGGCGCTGACCGCCCCGCACGGCCCGGTGTGGGTGGAGATCCCGCAGGACGTGCTGCTCGCCGAAACCTCGCTCCCGGTGGTGACGGGCGGCGACGCCTTCCCCGAAGAGCTCCCTCCGCGTCCCGAACTGACCGCGGTGGCCGCCGACTTGCTCTCCAGGGCCGAGCGCCCGGCGATCATCGCGGGCGGCGGGGTCGTACGGGCGGACGCCAGCGGCAAGCTCCGGCAGCTCGCCGAGCTGCTCCAGGCGCCGGTCGTCACCACCCCCGGTGGCAAGGGCGCGTTCCCGTGGACGCATCCGCTGTCCCTCCAGTCGTGGCTGGAGGACCGGTACACCACGGACTTCCTGGAGGACGCGGACGTCCTGCTGGTGGTGGGCTCCGGTCTGGGTGAACTCTCCTCCAACTACCACACGTTCAAGCCGCGCGGCCGGGTCGTCCAGATCGAGGCGGACCTCGGGAAGCTGGAGTCCAACCACCCCGCGCTCGGCATCCACGCGGACGCCCGGCTCGCGCTTCAGGCGCTGCTGGAGACGGTGGAGAGGCGTACGGACGACTCGGCGCCGGAGCGGGTCCGGGACGTGCTGTCCCGTGTGAAGGAACGCATCGCGTCCCAGGAACTCACCCTGGAGCAGGACGTGTTGGCGTCGGTCCGGGGGGCCCTGCCCGCCGACTCGCCCTCCTTCTGGGACATGACGATCCTGGCGTACTGGGCCTGGTCCGCCTTCGACGCCAAGGGCCCGAACCACATGCACTCCGCCCAGGGCGCCGGCGGCCTCGGCTACGGCTTCCCCGCGGCGCTCGGCGCGGCGGCGGCCGACCCGACCCGGCCGGTGCTGGCGGTCTCCGGCGACGGGGGCGCGCTGTACTCCATCGCGGAACTGGCGACGGCCCGCCAGTACGACCTGAACGTCACCTGGCTGATCATCGACGACGGCGGCTACGGCATCCTGCGCGAGTACATGACGGACGCCTTCGGGCAGCCCACGGCGACCGAACTGACCCGCCCGGACTATGTGGCCCTGGCCGAGTCCTTCGGCGTGCCCGGGGTGCGTACGACGCCGGAGACGCTGGCGGCGGACCTGGCGAAGGCGCTGGCGGCGCCGGGGCCCTCCGTCGTCGTACTCCCGGCGGTGCTGCGGATGTTCGCACCCACACACCTGACCTCGGAGCGGTAGAAGCTGAGGTTGATCCGGGCCCCGGGTGCGACGATCGGCTCGGCCAGACAGGTGGCCAGCCGGCCGGGGCCGTGGACGGCGTGGTGGACGGGCAGCTCCGAGCCGTCGACGTGCGGGAGGGGCACGGAGGCGGAGGCGCGGTAGAGCGGCCCGGCCAACGGGTCGGCGAGGACGTCCCGTTCGAGCGCGGCGAGCCCGGTGCTCCCCGGGCGGAGCGCCACGGCCTGCTTGAGGAACGGCATGACGGCCGGGGCCCAGGCGGTCGGCCAGTCCCGCAGTGTTCCGGTGCGTATCTCGGGGTCCAGGAGCAGACCGCGCATGATGTTGGCCGGGGCGTGTCCTTCGGGGAAGAGCAGCCGGTAGTCCTCGTTGTGGGCGACGACGTCGAACTCCGCGTTGCTCACATACGCGATCGCCCCGCTCACCCGGTCGAGCAGCCCCTGCCACATCCCCGACAGCGACATTCCCGAGCTGTCGTGCAACGTGCGGGGCGGGTTCTCCGTGCGGGTCAGCTGCCACAGGAAGGTCCATTCCTGCTCGCTGAACTCCAGGGTCCGCGCGACCGCGGTGAGGAAGTCGGCGGCCGGCCGGACGAGTTGACCGTTCTCGAACCGGTTGTACGTCCCCCGGGCGCGCGCCAGCAGCTCGTCCATCTGCTCCTGACTCAACCCCACGGCCCGCCGCCCGGGCCCGCCCGAACGCCGCGGGAATCCCTTGGCGACGGGGTCGATGGCAGCCCGCCGCGCCTGAAGCACCTTCTTCAGCGCCGCTCGGTCGCCGGTGTTGAGTCGCATGGGTCGCATTATCTGCAAAAACTGCACGTGGAAAGAGAGATCGTCGCGGGTGAGACTCCTGGTCGGAACGGTCACGGAACGGCCGGAGCGACGTACCCCGCACGAGGGTGACTGGGGAGCCCTTGTGCGGGGTACGGAGGTGCCGCGTGACTACCAGATCGCCTCGACCCACTCCGGGTGGTCGATGAACGGGTTCCGGTTGCCCTGGTAGTTGGAGTAGATGACGTTGTTGCGGCGCTCCTCGAAGGCGTCCGGCGGGTCCTCGTCGTTCCAGGCCTTCAGGACCGAGAGGCGGCCGTGGTAGGGCACGCTGCCGTTGATGGAGTCGTTGGCCTCCAGGTTGGGCCAGCTGTCGTCGCCCTCGTAGCGGACGGCCATGTAGAGGATCATGCGGGCCACGTCGCCCTTGACGGCGTCGCGGGGCTCGAAGGAGTTGGAGTCGGTCAGGCTGCCACCGGAGTTGGTGAAGCTGCTGCCGCCGTTGTCGAAGTCCTTGTTGCCGCGGATGGAGTTGACCGTCACGTCCTCCGGGCGCAGGTGGTGCAGGTCGGTGCCCGGACCGGCCGAGGTGCCGAAGTCGCCGTGGGACTGCGCCCAGACGTGCTCACGGTTCCAGTCGCCGGAGTCGCCGCCGTTCAGCGACTTGCTGCGGGAGATGCCCGAGTACAGCAGCTTGACGTTGTTGCTGTTGTTCGGGTCCTGGTCCGTGACCTTCAGCGCCTCCCAGACCGCGGAGTACGACAGCTTGGTCTGCGGAGAGATGATCGTGTGCAGCGCGCTCTTCAGGCTGGTGCCGGACTTGCCGATCGCGTTCTTGTAGTACGTGCTGTCATAGGCGGTCGTGGTGGCCGCGGCGGGGGTCGCGGTGAGAGCGGGGGCACTGAGCCCGACCAGGACCGTGGCGGTGGCGAGGGCCACCGCCTTCCAGCGGGGTATGCGTGTCGCCAGCATGTGGGGAGTCCGATCTACGCGGGTTGATTGAAGGCGGCACCAGGGAGAGTGACATGCACATGCGGCTGTGTAAATGGACTTCGCGTGTCCATTGGGTGACCTGAAACGGCAAATCGGCCGTTGTCCACGCGAGTTGACACGTGAGAACGACCGCAGGCCGGGCGGGGAGGTAGCGGGTCAGGTAACGGCTCGTACAACCCTTCCGCAACGCCTACAACCATTGCCGCGGACTCGTGAGTCAACAGGGCATGACTCACCGGATATCCAGACGTGCCAGATGGGTGGCGGGCGGCGTGCTCGTCGCCTCTGTGGCCGCCGTCACACCCGCGAGCGCCGCGACGCCCACCGTCAGTTGTACGTCCGCCAAGGCCGGGCTCGCCGACAAGCTGAAGAAGGACATCACCGCCGCGCTGGCGACCCGTAAGGGAACCATCGCCGTCGGGGTCTACGACCGGGTCACCAAGACCACCTGCACGCTGCGCCCGTCCACCGCCTTCGACTCCGCCAGCGTCGTGAAGGTCACCGTCCTCGCCACCCTGCTGTGGGACGCGCAGAAGACCGGCCGGGCCCTCACCAGCCGGGAGAAGACCCTCGCCACGGCCATGATCACAAAGTCGGACAACGCCTCCACCACCACCCTGTGGAAGCAGCTCGGCGTCACCAAGGTGAAGAACTTCCTCGCCGCCGCCGCGATGACGCAGACCACGCCGGGCGCCAACGGCTACTGGGGCCTGACCCAGATCACCGTCACCGACCAGCAGAAGCTGATGAAGCTCCTCACCGCCAAGAACACGGTGCTCACCGACGACTCCCGCTGGTACATCCGCAAGCTGATGGGCGACGTGGTCTCCTCCCAGCGCTGGGGCACGCCGTACGGGGCGCCCTCCGACGTCATCGTGCACGTCAAGAACGGCTGGCTGGAGCGGGCCACCTACGGCTGGCGGGTGCACAGCGTCGGCACCTTCAAGGGCGGCGGCCACGACTACATGATCTCGGTGCTGACCCACGGCAACAGCACCATGAACTACGGCATCACCACCATCCAGGGCGTCGCCAAGGTCATCCACCGCGATCTCACGGCGAGTTGACGCCTGGCGGTCTCCCGCGCTTCACCGGCCCGCCCTACGGTGACGTCCATGCGCATGCGATCCGTACTCGCCGCCGCCACCGCGGCCCTGGCGGCGGCCACCTGTCTGACCGCCGCCGGTCCGTCCTACGCCAACAGCCCTCAGGGCCACGCCTGTTCGCCGTCCGTCTCCATCGACCGCTTCTCCGACGCGCTCGACAAGACGACGTACCAGGGCACGTTCGTGGGCAACTTCTCCGCGCTCGCGGTGGACCGCGACGGCTCCCTCGCGGCCGTGTCCGACCGGTCGGCCCTGTTCTCGCTGGACGGCCGGACGCTCGCGCCGCGCTCGGTCGTCCCGCTCGCCGACGAGAGCGGCGCGGCGCTGGACTCCGAGGGCCTGGTCGTCGACCGGGACGGCACCCGGCTGATCAGCTCCGAGGGCGAACCGGCCGTCCGGCGTTACGCCGCCGACGGCCGTGTCCTCGACCGGCTCCCGGTGCCGGACGCGCTCCGGGTCGCCCCGGCCGGGCGGGCCGTCTCCAACGGCACCTTCGAGGGCCTGACCGCCTTCCGCGGCGGACTGCTGGCGGCGATGGAGTACGCGCTCTCCGGTGACACGGCGGGCATCGTCCGCCTCCAGACCTGGCACCGACACAAGGGCTCGTACGAACTCGCCGCCCAGTACGCCTACCGCGCCGACACCGGCCTCGGTGTCCCGGAGGCCACCGCGCTGCCCGACGGGCGCCTGCTCGTCCTGGAGCGCGGCTTCACCTCGGGCGTCGGCAACACCGTCCGCCTCTACCTGGCCGACCCGCGCCGGGCGAGCGACACGAGCGCGGTCGAGTACCTCACCGGCC from Streptomyces davaonensis JCM 4913 encodes the following:
- a CDS encoding phosphatase, which encodes MPIPGTPSRAELVEHLVRTRIAGDVATPRENNLSHYRKLANGDRNFWLGLELGDRWTDEQDVLAVMAERVGVNDDPEYRYGQDTIDPELTVAGLERMAGRLRKAADGGQRVLFATGHPGGLLDVHRATAAALRTAGCDIVVIPDGLQTDEGYVMQFADVAVLEHGATLWHTHSGEPMKAILTALERLGDPLPDLVVADHGWAGYAGQHGVDSVGYADSNDPALFLAESEGTVQVTVPLDDHVVSPRYYDAMTAYLLAEAGLS
- a CDS encoding PucR family transcriptional regulator; amino-acid sequence: MPDPSVPPTPPVPLSALLAREDLGLHQIAGPTDPDIVIHWAHTSEMADPYPYLLGGELLLSAGVHIPDAAGTGTYFDDYVSRIVAAGGAALGFGLAPVHDTVPRALVAACDTYGLPLLEVPPQTTFSGIARAVWQLMAQARLAELRRVTEAQQSLAAAASRPDPVPSVLRQLAQRVGGWAVLFGPDGGEIAEAGRAPTTEARKALADLSGVVAPAVAASSRAAGPAPTSATDTVADTHLATYALSPGHGFVLGVAATHRDPANHAIASVAAVLLSLLTGEQQSGTGAARTSALVRLLLGAAPQDVAPLLGTGESLVVHARPDTPTTPDPVAASALGTALGSPLVDLAKDVVRVLVPADRTPTPQPGWTLGVSDPVAPADWPAADTRAARALARARATRTALVRHGTRPGLADLVPHDEAEAHARALLQPIAHAPALTETLRTWLSLHGSWDRTAVALAVHRNTVRQRIARCAALLDTDLDDPDVRMELWFALRR
- a CDS encoding sodium:solute symporter, translated to MAVDYTVIVVYLVGMLAMGWWGMRRARSKSEFLVAGRRLGPAMYSGTMAAIVLGGASTIGGVGLGYQYGLSGAWMVFTIGLGLLALSVFFSARIARLKVYTVSEMLDLRYGGRAGVISGLVMWAYTLMLAVTSTIAYATIFDVLFDMNRTLAIVLGGSIVVAYSTLGGMWSITLTDMVQFVVKTIGVLLLLLPIAVVKAGGFSEMKAQLPTEYFDPLGIGGETIFTYVLIYTFGMLIGQDIWQRVFTARSDKTAKWGGTVAGTYCLAYALAGAVIGTAAKVLYPNLASADDAFATIVKDELPVGVRGLVLAAALAAVMSTSSGALIACATVANNDIWSRLRGIVHKTEDAHDEVKGNRVFILIMGVGVIVTAIALNNVVEALTVAYNLLVGGLLVPILGGLLWKRGTAQGALASVVVGGLAVVGLMATYGILANEPVYYGLLSSLAAYVAVSLVTKPTDAAVLAAWRERLAGQVPDPEPELASEPVPAPQ
- the speB gene encoding agmatinase, with product MSSNETPRGPVDSSRIPRYAGPATFARLPRLDEVGTADVAVVGVPFDSGVSYRPGARFGGNAIREASRLLRPYNPAQDASPFALAQVADGGDIAVNPFNINEAVETIEAAADDLLGTGARLMTLGGDHTIALPLLRSVAKKHGPVALLHFDAHLDTWDTYFGAEYTHGTPFRRAVEEGILDTSALSHVGTRGPLYGKQDLTDDEKMGFGIVTSADISRRGADEVADQLRQRIGDRPLYISIDIDCLDPAHAPGTGTPEAGGMTSRELLEILRGLASCNLVSADVVEVAPAYDHAEITSVAASHTAYELTTIMSRQIAEARAK
- a CDS encoding thiamine pyrophosphate-binding protein; the encoded protein is MTHDHDLVLRPTAAQTEAALNPPPGRNGGDLVVETLAGLGATTVFGLPGQHALGMFDALRRSDLRYIGLRVENNAGFAADAYGRITGEAAPLLLSTGPGALTSLAALQEAAAASAPVLAISSQVPTAGLGGGRHGYLHELPDQSASFRGVVKSVHTVRTQSQIPSAVAAAWKSALTAPHGPVWVEIPQDVLLAETSLPVVTGGDAFPEELPPRPELTAVAADLLSRAERPAIIAGGGVVRADASGKLRQLAELLQAPVVTTPGGKGAFPWTHPLSLQSWLEDRYTTDFLEDADVLLVVGSGLGELSSNYHTFKPRGRVVQIEADLGKLESNHPALGIHADARLALQALLETVERRTDDSAPERVRDVLSRVKERIASQELTLEQDVLASVRGALPADSPSFWDMTILAYWAWSAFDAKGPNHMHSAQGAGGLGYGFPAALGAAAADPTRPVLAVSGDGGALYSIAELATARQYDLNVTWLIIDDGGYGILREYMTDAFGQPTATELTRPDYVALAESFGVPGVRTTPETLAADLAKALAAPGPSVVVLPAVLRMFAPTHLTSER
- a CDS encoding endonuclease I family protein, producing the protein MLATRIPRWKAVALATATVLVGLSAPALTATPAAATTTAYDSTYYKNAIGKSGTSLKSALHTIISPQTKLSYSAVWEALKVTDQDPNNSNNVKLLYSGISRSKSLNGGDSGDWNREHVWAQSHGDFGTSAGPGTDLHHLRPEDVTVNSIRGNKDFDNGGSSFTNSGGSLTDSNSFEPRDAVKGDVARMILYMAVRYEGDDSWPNLEANDSINGSVPYHGRLSVLKAWNDEDPPDAFEERRNNVIYSNYQGNRNPFIDHPEWVEAIW
- a CDS encoding serine hydrolase codes for the protein MTHRISRRARWVAGGVLVASVAAVTPASAATPTVSCTSAKAGLADKLKKDITAALATRKGTIAVGVYDRVTKTTCTLRPSTAFDSASVVKVTVLATLLWDAQKTGRALTSREKTLATAMITKSDNASTTTLWKQLGVTKVKNFLAAAAMTQTTPGANGYWGLTQITVTDQQKLMKLLTAKNTVLTDDSRWYIRKLMGDVVSSQRWGTPYGAPSDVIVHVKNGWLERATYGWRVHSVGTFKGGGHDYMISVLTHGNSTMNYGITTIQGVAKVIHRDLTAS
- a CDS encoding esterase-like activity of phytase family protein: MRMRSVLAAATAALAAATCLTAAGPSYANSPQGHACSPSVSIDRFSDALDKTTYQGTFVGNFSALAVDRDGSLAAVSDRSALFSLDGRTLAPRSVVPLADESGAALDSEGLVVDRDGTRLISSEGEPAVRRYAADGRVLDRLPVPDALRVAPAGRAVSNGTFEGLTAFRGGLLAAMEYALSGDTAGIVRLQTWHRHKGSYELAAQYAYRADTGLGVPEATALPDGRLLVLERGFTSGVGNTVRLYLADPRRASDTSAVEYLTGQPEVRLIRKTLLADIAACPDLGATAKQPQPNPLLDNIEAMTVTGRTESGALKVLLASDDNQNPSQTTRFYYLRVRV